The DNA window CTTTACCAAAATCTTTTGCTTCGCCTGGCGCCAAATATTCTGTTAAAACTTCGTAAGCCGGCTTGTTGTCTATCTCATAAATACGGTTCCCCTCAGCTTTGGTGATTTCTTTTTCTAAACCAATCGGAATGCAACCATGACTAACACCCACTTCTACCTTAGCATTTCCTGAAATCAAAACTGCCGACATAGCATCTGTTAAAACTTCATCATTATGATATTGATAAGTCTTAGTAAATTTCCAATTATCTCCTGACGTACCGCCTATGAAAGGTATATCTGTTCCAATAACGCCTTCTAACCCCGCAAAAACCTGTTTCATGTTGCAAGTCAGACCATCTGGCAACAAAATAAGCGCAACAGTATTTTTAATATTACCTTTTTTTATTTCTTTTCCTATTGATTCCCCGGCAGACCCAGAACTCTCTTTCAAATTTCGGCCTAAATAGTTTGAAAACTTAATTTCTTTTGAAGCTAAAACCATAACAGACAAACCGTATAATTTTTCATTGGGGCCATCTTGGGTAATTACGCCTTCGCCTGAACAACCGCTTAATGGCGCACCGTTAGTAAGCATTCTCACCTCTTTTAACACCTCTTCTTGCTCATAACCAATTGTGGCAAAGAGAAAAACAAAATCACATTTATCTATGCCGGCTTTCT is part of the Patescibacteria group bacterium genome and encodes:
- a CDS encoding FIST C-terminal domain-containing protein: MSTKVGVGSSKEPDPKKAASEAVKMAFEKAGIDKCDFVFLFATIGYEQEEVLKEVRMLTNGAPLSGCSGEGVITQDGPNEKLYGLSVMVLASKEIKFSNYLGRNLKESSGSAGESIGKEIKKGNIKNTVALILLPDGLTCNMKQVFAGLEGVIGTDIPFIGGTSGDNWKFTKTYQYHNDEVLTDAMSAVLISGNAKVEVGVSHGCIPIGLEKEITKAEGNRIYEIDNKPAYEVLTEYLAPGEAKDFGKAMAYFAIGEPVPEEISDVYDKYMVRACMSRDEKDSSVTIPTEMPTGTKMQLMRRDAESLIKRAKEAAEQIKQKLGGKKPKFVLHFDCAGRGKILFGSEEKAKKPVDAMQETLGKDIPWAGLFTFGEISPVKNKNYLHNYTAVLCVIY